The Pseudanabaena galeata CCNP1313 genome includes a region encoding these proteins:
- a CDS encoding DUF2997 domain-containing protein has translation MSQYQRIEYLIGKDGKIVERAIDMSGSECVAITAEIESNLGKVETRQLLPNYYETSGQNLDCNAIEQVQYDQLP, from the coding sequence ATGTCGCAGTATCAACGTATCGAGTACTTAATCGGGAAAGATGGCAAAATCGTTGAGCGAGCGATTGACATGTCTGGCAGTGAATGCGTCGCGATCACTGCTGAAATTGAGTCGAATTTAGGGAAAGTCGAAACTCGCCAATTACTGCCCAATTATTACGAGACCTCTGGACAAAACCTTGATTGCAATGCGATCGAGCAAGTTCAGTATGATCAATTACCCTAA
- a CDS encoding hydroxysqualene dehydroxylase — MTEKPKVIVVGAGWAGLGATYQLTKQGYDVTLLDAGSQAGGLVAGWKTEQGRSVEAGIHGFWYPYRNIFSLVKELELDPFTPWTRSAQYSPAGLEVESPIFQDLPRLPSPLGTFAYTQFKRLPLSDRLSALPLMYAVVDFDNSDDAWKRYDGITARELFRQYGVSERLYRESFEPMLLVGLFAPGEQCSAAAALGMLYYFILAHQADFDVVWCRGTVGEKIFKPWCDRIKDLGGKILTERRVSDVQIDNSGKVTGVICGDESFEADAVIFSVGISGMQKIVSSSPALQKRREFRNLMNLGAIDVLAVRLWFDRKIKIPRPSNACFGFDVTTGWTFFDLNALHDEYGDETGSVIEVDFYHANQFLPLDNQEIVAIVQKYLISCLPEFETAKVIDSSVIRLPRAVTHFAPGSYQHLLRAITSFPNLYMSGDWVITNHGSWSQEKAYVTGLEAANLVIQQFSHGNMTQILPIESDEPHIQIARSLNQTLRNIAKSLIPNFLLP, encoded by the coding sequence ATGACCGAAAAACCAAAAGTAATCGTCGTTGGTGCGGGTTGGGCGGGACTAGGCGCAACCTATCAACTCACCAAACAAGGCTATGACGTAACCTTATTAGATGCGGGATCGCAAGCTGGGGGATTGGTTGCAGGATGGAAAACAGAACAGGGGCGATCAGTCGAAGCAGGAATTCATGGATTTTGGTATCCCTACCGTAATATTTTCTCCCTAGTCAAAGAATTAGAGCTTGATCCTTTCACGCCTTGGACGAGATCAGCGCAATACTCTCCCGCAGGTTTAGAAGTTGAATCACCAATTTTCCAAGACTTGCCACGATTACCTTCACCCCTTGGCACATTTGCCTATACGCAGTTTAAGAGATTGCCATTAAGCGATCGCCTCTCAGCGTTACCGTTAATGTATGCTGTCGTCGATTTTGATAACTCTGACGACGCATGGAAGCGTTACGACGGTATCACTGCCCGCGAACTATTTCGTCAATATGGCGTGTCGGAACGGCTTTATCGCGAATCCTTCGAGCCAATGCTGTTAGTTGGTTTATTTGCTCCTGGGGAGCAATGCTCGGCGGCGGCGGCTTTGGGAATGCTGTATTACTTCATCTTGGCGCATCAAGCAGATTTTGACGTGGTTTGGTGTCGCGGCACTGTCGGCGAAAAAATCTTTAAACCTTGGTGCGATCGCATTAAAGATCTTGGCGGCAAAATCCTCACCGAGCGACGTGTTAGTGATGTACAGATTGATAATTCTGGCAAAGTTACAGGGGTAATTTGTGGAGATGAAAGCTTTGAAGCCGATGCTGTAATTTTTTCCGTAGGCATTTCGGGAATGCAGAAAATTGTCTCTAGTAGCCCTGCTTTGCAAAAACGTAGAGAATTTCGTAACTTGATGAACTTAGGTGCGATCGATGTATTGGCTGTAAGGCTATGGTTCGATCGCAAAATCAAGATTCCTCGTCCATCCAATGCCTGCTTTGGCTTTGATGTGACTACAGGCTGGACATTTTTTGATCTCAATGCGCTCCATGATGAATATGGTGATGAGACAGGCTCCGTGATCGAAGTCGATTTTTATCACGCAAATCAATTCTTGCCCCTCGATAATCAAGAAATTGTGGCGATCGTCCAGAAATATCTTATTTCCTGTTTACCAGAATTTGAAACCGCTAAAGTTATTGATAGCAGTGTAATTCGCTTGCCTCGTGCAGTGACCCATTTTGCCCCTGGCAGTTATCAGCATTTGCTTAGAGCCATTACCAGTTTCCCCAATTTATATATGAGTGGTGACTGGGTAATTACCAATCACGGCTCATGGTCACAGGAAAAAGCCTATGTCACTGGTTTAGAAGCAGCAAATCTAGTCATTCAACAATTTAGTCATGGCAACATGACTCAGATTTTGCCGATAGAATCCGATGAACCTCATATCCAGATTGCGCGATCGCTCAATCAAACCCTTAGAAACATTGCAAAATCCTTGATCCCTAATTTCTTACTACCATAA
- a CDS encoding winged helix-turn-helix domain-containing protein, whose amino-acid sequence MLLTEQAPSTPKNTLGCVLVVEDEAIIQEAIALSLREEGYSVLLAEDGYSALQIAKTAARLDLVILDVMLPSINGLDFCRILRHEGNNVPVLMISARGNESDRIVGLEVGADDYLSKPFGMRELVARCRALLRRSRRDFVATNATVYKFGDITMYPDECRVTINETEINLSPKEFRLLDLFMSHPRRVWSREQLLEKVWGVDFVGDSKTVDVHIRWLREKIEVDPSDPKHIVTVRGFGYRLG is encoded by the coding sequence ATGCTCTTAACAGAACAAGCTCCCTCGACTCCTAAAAATACTCTCGGTTGTGTCTTAGTAGTGGAGGACGAAGCGATTATTCAAGAGGCGATCGCATTATCTTTGCGTGAAGAAGGTTACAGTGTTTTACTGGCTGAAGATGGTTACAGTGCTTTGCAAATTGCTAAAACTGCGGCAAGACTGGATTTAGTGATTTTGGATGTGATGTTGCCATCAATAAATGGACTAGACTTCTGCCGCATTTTGCGTCACGAAGGCAATAATGTTCCTGTATTGATGATTAGTGCTAGGGGTAATGAATCTGATCGGATTGTCGGCTTAGAGGTTGGAGCTGATGATTATCTCAGTAAGCCTTTTGGGATGAGAGAGCTAGTAGCCCGTTGCCGTGCTTTGTTACGCCGTAGCCGTCGTGACTTTGTGGCGACTAATGCCACGGTTTATAAGTTTGGCGATATCACCATGTATCCCGATGAGTGTCGGGTTACAATCAACGAAACGGAAATCAATCTTTCTCCAAAGGAATTTCGGTTGCTTGATCTATTTATGAGTCATCCGCGTCGGGTGTGGTCACGGGAGCAGCTACTTGAAAAAGTCTGGGGAGTGGACTTTGTGGGTGATAGCAAAACTGTTGATGTACATATTCGTTGGTTACGCGAAAAAATCGAAGTTGATCCTAGTGATCCGAAGCATATTGTTACTGTCAGAGGCTTCGGCTATCGTTTAGGGTAA
- the yidD gene encoding membrane protein insertion efficiency factor YidD, with protein sequence MKKLVILLIQFYRLFISPLFPPRCRFQPTCSQYAVTAIDRFGLFKGGGMTIKRVCSCHPWNIGGYDPVPELLVNQDESTSVP encoded by the coding sequence ATGAAAAAACTTGTCATTTTATTGATTCAGTTTTATCGATTATTTATTTCACCATTATTTCCGCCGAGATGTCGGTTTCAGCCTACTTGTTCGCAGTATGCAGTGACTGCTATTGATCGCTTTGGTTTATTCAAAGGCGGTGGGATGACTATTAAAAGAGTATGCAGTTGTCATCCTTGGAATATTGGTGGATACGATCCTGTTCCAGAACTACTGGTTAACCAAGATGAGTCAACATCAGTTCCTTGA
- a CDS encoding cation:proton antiporter: protein MQEDFRLIVDLVTVLAAASFGGLLAAALRLPVLLGYIFGGIVVGPTGLGLIKELIQVETLAQFGVAFLLFALGVEFSLKQLNKVRAIALGGGSLQVLLTIALTTAVSVLVGWVETPTQGIFLGGILSLSSTAVVLRSLMETNATESAQGQVTLGMLIIQDLALGLMLAVLPALDHPESVGIEVIKALSVTALFAGGAIAAGIWVIPPFLRWVASTESRELFLLSVIVLCLGIALLTEHLGLSIEMGAFVAGLMISEVEYADQALTYVEPLRDVFATLFFAAIGMLIDPVFLFQNWELILSLVAIVMIGKFLIVVPLVSIFRYPLRVAIFAGLGLAQIGEFSFVLASEGQKLGLVSRRVYLLILGTTAVTLMVTPFLLKATPQILELLEKVPFLQAWMNKLDMPQELAVNAKLHDHVVVCGYGRIGQGIVTLLQSKGYPVLVIEDAESKVQILRSRNIPYLYGNCASPFVLEKAEIDHARSMLIAISDPIATRLAVQRAISISPEIDIVVRAEKDADIDTLYQLGAKEVVHPTFETSLELTTHLLLCLGESTQDIQTEIIAVRRSRYANFRPEIACALPIVPLLPPTTNLVEIDGNAS from the coding sequence GTGCAAGAAGATTTTCGGTTAATTGTTGATTTAGTAACTGTTCTTGCAGCAGCTTCGTTTGGCGGGTTACTGGCGGCGGCTCTGCGATTACCAGTTTTGTTGGGCTACATTTTTGGCGGCATCGTTGTTGGACCCACAGGTTTAGGACTGATCAAAGAATTGATTCAGGTAGAAACCCTTGCCCAGTTTGGGGTTGCCTTTTTGCTATTTGCCCTTGGTGTTGAGTTTTCGCTGAAGCAATTAAATAAGGTGAGAGCGATCGCCCTAGGTGGTGGTAGCTTACAAGTTTTGCTGACGATCGCTCTTACCACTGCTGTCTCAGTACTGGTGGGATGGGTCGAGACCCCTACACAAGGAATTTTCTTAGGCGGGATTTTATCACTATCATCAACGGCGGTGGTACTGCGAAGTCTCATGGAAACCAATGCCACCGAGTCTGCACAGGGACAGGTAACACTGGGGATGTTGATCATCCAAGATTTAGCACTAGGTTTGATGCTGGCGGTTTTGCCCGCACTGGATCATCCTGAGTCAGTGGGGATCGAAGTGATCAAGGCTTTGTCGGTAACAGCTTTATTTGCAGGTGGCGCGATCGCCGCAGGGATTTGGGTGATTCCGCCATTTTTGCGATGGGTAGCGAGTACCGAGAGTCGCGAATTATTTTTACTCAGCGTGATCGTGCTGTGCTTAGGAATTGCACTCCTGACTGAGCATTTGGGCTTATCGATCGAGATGGGTGCGTTCGTCGCAGGTTTGATGATTTCTGAGGTGGAATATGCCGATCAAGCACTCACCTATGTTGAACCACTGCGAGATGTGTTTGCGACTTTATTTTTTGCGGCGATCGGGATGCTGATCGATCCTGTATTTCTGTTCCAAAACTGGGAATTAATTCTCAGCCTTGTGGCGATCGTGATGATCGGTAAATTCTTAATCGTCGTACCTTTAGTAAGTATTTTCCGCTATCCATTGCGAGTTGCCATTTTTGCGGGATTAGGTTTAGCCCAAATTGGAGAATTCTCGTTTGTTCTAGCTAGTGAAGGACAGAAATTAGGTTTAGTCTCGCGTCGTGTTTATCTGCTAATTTTGGGGACAACCGCTGTAACTTTGATGGTTACGCCATTCCTACTCAAGGCAACACCACAGATTTTAGAATTGCTTGAAAAAGTACCATTTCTTCAAGCTTGGATGAATAAGTTGGATATGCCCCAAGAGCTTGCGGTAAATGCGAAACTCCATGATCATGTAGTGGTTTGTGGTTATGGTCGCATCGGTCAGGGGATTGTCACTTTGTTGCAATCTAAGGGCTATCCAGTCTTAGTAATTGAGGATGCAGAATCTAAGGTGCAAATTCTGCGATCGCGAAATATTCCCTATCTATACGGCAATTGTGCCAGTCCGTTCGTTCTCGAAAAAGCAGAAATCGACCATGCGCGATCGATGTTGATTGCTATTTCTGACCCGATCGCGACGAGATTGGCTGTGCAAAGAGCTATATCTATTTCTCCAGAAATTGATATTGTAGTCAGAGCTGAAAAAGATGCGGATATCGATACTCTTTATCAACTTGGTGCGAAGGAAGTAGTGCATCCCACCTTTGAGACAAGTTTGGAATTAACTACACATCTACTACTATGTCTAGGTGAAAGTACTCAAGATATCCAGACAGAAATTATTGCGGTACGTCGTAGCCGCTATGCGAATTTCCGTCCTGAAATTGCCTGTGCATTACCAATAGTCCCTCTGTTGCCACCTACCACCAATCTTGTTGAGATTGATGGCAATGCTTCTTGA
- a CDS encoding DUF29 domain-containing protein has product MNTGLYETDFYGWTLEQSKLLSLGHLDSLDLLNLVEEIGALGKQKQQELSNRLGVLIGHLLKWQYQPTKRSRSWQVTIQLQREEIQDLLADNPSLKSYLDKALLKGYRLGLALILAETPIKKSILPNECPYSLEQLLDLSFPDDIGVEF; this is encoded by the coding sequence ATGAACACAGGATTATATGAGACAGATTTTTATGGCTGGACATTGGAGCAGTCCAAGCTTCTGTCCTTAGGTCATTTAGATAGCTTGGATTTGTTGAATTTGGTTGAGGAAATAGGGGCTTTGGGTAAGCAAAAGCAGCAAGAATTATCAAATCGATTGGGTGTATTGATTGGACATCTTTTGAAATGGCAGTATCAACCTACAAAGCGATCTCGCAGTTGGCAGGTCACAATTCAGTTACAAAGAGAAGAAATTCAAGATCTGTTAGCGGATAACCCTAGCTTAAAATCTTATTTAGATAAAGCCCTACTTAAGGGATATCGCTTAGGATTAGCGCTAATTTTGGCGGAAACCCCAATCAAGAAAAGTATCTTGCCCAATGAATGTCCTTATAGCCTTGAGCAGTTGCTTGACTTGAGTTTTCCTGATGATATTGGTGTGGAATTTTGA
- a CDS encoding late competence development ComFB family protein produces the protein MHIFINVLEEIIVKEVRIQIEELRPAIQPKVKVAEVVAYTLNRLPPLFATSMIGWKYQYDYALNELHPQISQTVTHGIKAILFGDPLHDSTPLPKHLFLNSAGVLHQLNQLLKRKYLRWRDVPLIVREMSEQCTHFSQINNSDDQTVIQGIEETRLQDVNHLNHQHRAALSSSKRFMQKQLVQKQQEAFRLELEKAWDSHLKTSEGSWSSDKRAKDALEMEYRALESYTLGAQLGIINVLEHLVFLIIGKATPPDLDQQFNKGEVAAYALNRLPVMYATSVRGFQHLRQKAVSELSRELIGNVRTGIMKVLKIPHTELQPIAAYRFTQEYEQAILDLRTLLGRNDITLHNVVAIVQDLLLCQSASRN, from the coding sequence ATGCATATATTTATCAATGTCTTAGAAGAGATAATTGTTAAAGAAGTTAGAATTCAAATCGAAGAACTACGCCCAGCGATACAACCAAAAGTTAAAGTCGCAGAAGTTGTAGCCTATACGCTTAATCGACTTCCACCTTTATTTGCCACGTCAATGATTGGCTGGAAATATCAATATGACTATGCTTTAAATGAACTCCATCCTCAAATTTCTCAAACAGTCACGCATGGTATTAAGGCTATTTTATTTGGCGATCCATTACATGACTCTACGCCTTTACCTAAGCATTTATTTCTAAATAGTGCAGGAGTATTGCATCAACTCAATCAACTACTCAAGCGCAAATATTTACGATGGCGTGATGTCCCCCTCATTGTTAGAGAAATGTCTGAACAATGTACGCACTTTAGCCAAATCAATAATTCAGATGATCAAACAGTAATTCAAGGGATCGAAGAAACTCGATTACAAGATGTTAATCATTTAAATCACCAACATCGAGCTGCACTTTCTAGCTCAAAACGGTTTATGCAAAAGCAGCTTGTTCAAAAGCAGCAGGAAGCCTTTCGCCTAGAACTGGAAAAAGCTTGGGATTCTCATCTAAAAACCTCCGAAGGTTCATGGTCTAGCGATAAACGAGCCAAGGATGCCTTAGAAATGGAATATAGAGCCTTAGAATCCTATACTTTAGGTGCTCAATTAGGAATAATAAATGTATTAGAACATCTTGTGTTTCTAATAATTGGGAAAGCCACACCTCCTGACCTAGATCAGCAATTTAACAAAGGCGAGGTGGCGGCCTACGCACTCAATCGACTGCCAGTTATGTATGCTACCAGTGTCCGTGGATTTCAGCATTTAAGACAAAAAGCTGTTTCTGAGCTTTCTCGCGAACTCATTGGGAATGTGCGGACTGGCATCATGAAAGTACTGAAGATTCCTCATACAGAGTTGCAACCGATCGCTGCTTATCGCTTTACTCAAGAATATGAACAAGCAATTTTAGATTTACGGACTTTATTAGGACGCAATGATATTACTTTGCATAATGTTGTGGCGATTGTCCAAGATCTATTGTTATGTCAATCTGCATCAAGGAACTGA
- a CDS encoding type I restriction endonuclease, whose product MVQTLQASRLSLYDVESKFHARQQFTTSDFFTDLLQNASPLSEFEQQILDRTRQHYLYLAKRPLLEVTVKMVTLSPLLSLAGFYDPPFYTTLEESIELVSQDGVEVVRGQIDVLVLQQSIWILVIEAKSIQYDVMVALPQALTYMISSPNATKTRFGLITNGREFRFIKLDSEAELTYTLSKVFSLSESENHLYPVLQILKSLGQLVI is encoded by the coding sequence ATGGTTCAAACCTTACAAGCTTCAAGGCTCAGCTTATATGATGTGGAATCTAAATTCCATGCGCGTCAGCAATTTACAACCAGCGATTTCTTTACAGATTTATTACAAAATGCCTCTCCCTTAAGCGAATTTGAGCAACAAATTTTGGATCGCACTAGGCAGCATTATCTTTATCTAGCTAAGCGCCCCCTTTTAGAAGTAACCGTCAAGATGGTTACCTTGTCGCCGTTGCTTTCCCTTGCAGGTTTTTATGATCCGCCTTTTTATACGACCCTAGAAGAATCGATTGAGTTAGTGTCTCAGGATGGAGTGGAAGTGGTGCGAGGGCAAATTGATGTCTTAGTGCTACAACAATCAATCTGGATATTGGTAATCGAAGCTAAAAGCATTCAATATGATGTGATGGTGGCTTTGCCGCAGGCTTTGACTTATATGATTTCTAGCCCTAACGCCACCAAAACAAGATTTGGATTGATTACTAATGGACGCGAATTTCGCTTTATCAAACTAGATTCTGAAGCTGAACTAACTTATACCCTATCCAAAGTTTTTTCCCTGTCTGAGTCAGAAAATCACTTATACCCAGTATTACAAATTTTAAAATCTCTAGGGCAGTTAGTTATTTGA
- a CDS encoding PHP domain-containing protein — MVIQTPLLISESNATKRLRNIFASVDAMSCPHRLNFHLHTVHSDGKMQPVDLIQQAIALRVSDLAITDHHAIAGYYIAKKYLDRSISQSSDPQSLPTLWSGIEVNASLIFTEVHILGYGFDPEHKAMLPYLQGKTTAGLDYQAISVIKAMHLAGGLAVLAHPARYRRSPEDLIPAAAALGIDGVETYYGYDNSDPWKPSPRQTEEIRHLAESHGLLHTCGTDSHGFKISKRL; from the coding sequence ATGGTGATTCAAACTCCCCTGTTGATATCAGAGTCGAACGCAACTAAAAGGCTGCGAAATATTTTTGCGTCCGTTGATGCCATGAGTTGTCCGCATAGGCTGAATTTTCATCTGCATACAGTGCATTCTGACGGCAAAATGCAGCCAGTGGATTTGATTCAGCAGGCGATCGCCTTACGTGTTTCTGATCTAGCCATCACCGATCACCATGCGATCGCAGGATATTACATTGCCAAAAAATATCTTGATCGATCAATCAGTCAATCTAGCGATCCCCAGTCTTTGCCTACACTTTGGTCGGGCATTGAGGTGAATGCCAGCCTGATTTTTACAGAAGTGCATATTCTGGGCTATGGATTTGACCCCGAACATAAGGCGATGCTTCCCTATTTACAGGGTAAAACTACCGCAGGTTTAGACTATCAAGCAATTAGTGTGATTAAGGCGATGCATTTGGCTGGAGGTTTGGCAGTATTAGCTCACCCGGCACGATATCGGCGATCTCCTGAAGACTTGATCCCAGCCGCCGCCGCCTTAGGAATTGATGGTGTAGAGACTTATTATGGCTACGACAATAGCGATCCTTGGAAACCAAGTCCGCGCCAGACCGAAGAAATTCGTCATCTTGCCGAATCCCACGGATTACTGCATACCTGTGGAACTGACTCCCACGGGTTTAAGATTAGCAAGAGACTCTAA
- a CDS encoding S-layer homology domain-containing protein: MKFKSRLIAKNLKFLLLGLTTYFLTACQGSNIGSSLENAIAPASPSSSDAIAENPNQPTPIATSPSPAPTAKPEIKPATKPTNSPTSFVSPANSDRWSSPMKAIALQSLPKKTIPETNSLKELFFINFPNSQKQSGGFSDLDTAPASLKNWIKDLNKLGTISPKTGQQFKPNILVARREYARWLLETNNRLYKNQPSRQIRLAQPTDSASFTDIPNNHPDFGIIQGLANAGLIGGTSDRFRPNDPLLREELVQWKIPLDLRQPLPIATLESVSKSWGFKDSDRISENALNAIFADAQLRDLSNIRRSFGFTTLLQPQKPVTRAEAAASLWYFGTAVDGTSVSKVLETER; encoded by the coding sequence ATGAAGTTCAAATCTCGATTAATTGCTAAAAATTTGAAATTTTTGCTGCTCGGTCTTACCACTTATTTCCTCACGGCTTGCCAAGGTTCAAATATTGGCAGTTCATTGGAAAATGCGATCGCTCCCGCTAGTCCATCTTCTTCTGATGCGATCGCCGAAAATCCCAATCAACCAACGCCGATCGCCACATCACCCAGTCCAGCCCCAACCGCAAAACCTGAAATAAAACCTGCAACAAAGCCAACTAATTCTCCTACTAGTTTTGTTAGTCCTGCTAATAGCGATCGCTGGTCTAGTCCAATGAAGGCGATCGCTCTACAGTCTTTACCGAAAAAAACAATCCCAGAGACCAACTCCCTCAAAGAACTATTTTTTATAAACTTTCCTAATTCCCAAAAGCAATCTGGTGGATTTAGTGATCTGGACACAGCACCTGCTTCACTTAAGAATTGGATTAAAGACTTAAATAAATTAGGAACAATCTCCCCCAAAACTGGACAACAATTTAAGCCAAATATTTTAGTAGCTCGTCGTGAATATGCCCGATGGTTATTAGAAACCAATAATCGCCTCTATAAAAATCAACCTAGTCGCCAAATCCGTCTTGCTCAACCAACCGATAGCGCTAGTTTTACAGATATTCCTAATAATCATCCTGACTTTGGCATTATTCAAGGCTTAGCTAATGCAGGGCTAATTGGTGGCACGAGCGATCGCTTTCGTCCTAATGATCCGTTATTAAGGGAAGAGCTTGTGCAATGGAAAATCCCCCTCGATCTGAGACAACCCTTGCCCATCGCGACCTTAGAGTCTGTCAGCAAATCATGGGGTTTTAAAGATAGCGATCGTATTAGTGAGAATGCTTTGAATGCAATTTTTGCCGATGCTCAACTGCGCGATCTCTCGAACATTCGCCGTAGCTTTGGATTTACAACTTTATTACAACCGCAGAAGCCCGTTACCCGCGCTGAAGCAGCAGCTTCTCTCTGGTATTTTGGTACTGCGGTGGATGGCACATCAGTTAGTAAGGTTTTAGAAACTGAGAGATAA